A genome region from Gadus chalcogrammus isolate NIFS_2021 chromosome 5, NIFS_Gcha_1.0, whole genome shotgun sequence includes the following:
- the selenon gene encoding selenoprotein N, whose protein sequence is MAGDVDQGTDREERPDPGGRGLGGPPSAAKRGSWITRALAALAVFALVPVLAFGIKYYQDGQQLKRHEESLKILGAEGLFLFSSLDTDQDSYLSPEEFRPIAEKLTGITSPGEFEEEESHDPNGETLVLEATMQPLQMDSMTKSKDGFLGVTHSSLSGLRAWRAPATPSSTFSAGQFRVFLPPKNKHEVGDTWWVIPSELNIFTGYLPNNRYNPPPPKGKEVFLHSLLSMFHPRPFVKSRFAPQGTVACLRATSDFYYDIVFRVHAEFQLNEVPDFPFWFTPGQFTGNIIISKDASHVRHFHLYVPNDRPLNVDMEWLYGGSESSNMEVDIGFLPQLELLSSGPSTPPFVTDEEGRMVESRGPEPIHFVFEDIHWTAEVSQQEAQRHLGVTFYPFKKVSYLPLPEAFERAGAEHKLVHSIVLWGALDDQSCUGSGRTLRETVLESPPVLALLNHSFISSWSLVRELEHMQTDEQNLVLGQKAQMHLEKYNFPVEMIVALPNGTIVHHINANSFLDETAMKPEEEDAAFSFSAGFEDPSTSTYMAFLKEALQRAEEFMQ, encoded by the exons ATGGCCGGAGACGTGGATCAAGGAACAGACCGGGAAGAGCGGCCCGACCCCGGGGGACGGGGGCTCGGTGGGCCGCCCTCTGCCGCGAAAAGGGGTTCGTGGATCACCCGGGCGCTTGCTGCGCTGGCGGTGTTTGCTCTAGTCCCTGTTCTAGCTTTTGGCATAAAATATTACCAGGATGGTCAGCAACTTAAACGACAT GAGGAGAGCCTGAAGATCCTGGGAGCAGAGGGCCTTTTCCTCTTCAGCTCCCTGGACACGGACCAAGATTCATATCTCAGTCCAGAGGAGTTCAGACCTATTGCGGAGAAACTCACTG GGATTACCTCTCCAGgagagtttgaagaggaggagagccaTGACCCAAACGGAGAGACTCTGGTGCTGGAGGCGACCATGCAGCCTCTGCAGATGGACTCCATGACCAAGAGCAAGGACGGCTTTCTGGGG GTGACCCACAGCTCCCTGAGTGGGCTCCGTGCCTGGAGGGCCCCGGCCACGCCCTCCTCTACCTTCTCCGCTGGCCAGTTCAGGGTTTTCCTGCCACCGAAGAACAAGCATGAGGTGGGGGACACCTGGTGGGTGATCCCCAGCGAGCTCAACATCTTCACGGGGTACCTGCCCAACAACCGCTACAACCCGCCCCCCCCTAAGGGCAAAGAG GTGTTCCTCCACTCCCTGCTGAGCatgttccacccgcggcccttCGTCAAGTCCCGCTTCGCCCCGCAGGGCACAGTGGCCTGTCTGCGGGCCACCAGTGACTTCTACTACGACATCGTCTTCAG GGTGCATGCAGAGTTCCAGCTCAACGAGgttccagacttccctttctgGTTCACTCCAGGCCAGTTCACCGGAAACATCATCATCTCAAAGGACGCCTCTCACGTCCGCCACTTTCACCTCTACGTCCCCAACGACAG GCCTCTGAACGTGGACATGGAGTGGCTGTATGGAGGCAGCGAGAGCAGCAACATGGAGGTGGACATTGGCTTCCTGCCTCAG CTGGAGCTCCTGTCCAGCGGCCCTTCCAcgcccccgttcgtcacggacGAGGAGGGCCGTATGGTGGAGAGCCGCGGCCCGGAGCCCATCCACTTCGTCTTCGAGGACATCCACTGGACCGCCGAGGTCAGCCAGCAGGAGGCGCAGCGCCACCTGGGGGTCACCTTCTACCCCTTCAAGAAG GTGTCCTACCTGCCCCTCCCGGAGGCGTTCGAGCGCGCCGGGGCCGAACACAAGCTGGTGCACTCCATCGTGCTCTGGGGCGCGCTGGACGACCAGTCCTGCTGAG GTTCTGGGCGGACCCTCCGGGAGACGGTCCTGGAGAGCCCGCCCGTCCTCGCCCTGCTGAACCACAGCTTCATCAGCAGCTGGTCTCTGGTCAGAGAGCTGGAGCACATGCAG ACTGATGAGCAGAACCTGGTTCTGGGCCAAAAAGCCCAGATGCACCTCGAAAAGTACAACTTCCCAGTCGAGATGATCGTAGCACTGCCCAACGGTACCATC GTCCACCACATCAACGCCAACAGCTTCCTGGACGAGACGGCCATgaagccggaggaggaggatgctgcGTTCAGCTTCTCGGCGGGCTTTGAGGACCCGTCCACCTCCACCTATATGGCCTTCCTGAAGGAGGCCCTGCAGAGAGCAGAAGAGTTCATGCAGTAG
- the znf593 gene encoding zinc finger protein 593 — protein MGKSNSYGNHNGDSHKNKARKWKTKRRTKDLDQIHSDLKPEVATKLLHQEVDFDVTGCAQHYCITCARYFVDMRSLKEHFKTKIHKKQLRLLREEPYTQAEAERAAGMGSFIAPKKIEVTTQPIEEEME, from the exons ATGGGGAAATCCAACTCGTACGGGAACCACAACGGTGACTCTCATAAAAACAAGGCAAGGAAGTGGAAGACGAAGCGCAGGACTAAAGACTTGGATCAGATCCACTCCGACCTGAAGCCTGAAGTGGCCACCAAGCTCCTCCACCAAGAGGTGGACTTTGACGTCACTGGCTGTGCCCAGCACTACTGCATAACCTGCGC GAGATATTTTGTGGATATGAGGTCATTGAAAgaacatttcaaaacaaaaatcCACAAAAAACA GCTGAGGCTCCTCAGAGAGGAGCCCTATACCCAGGCGGAGGCGGAGAGGGCCGCCGGCATGGGGTCCTTCATCGCCCCCAAGAAGATAGAAGTCACGACGCAGCCCATTGAAGAGGAAATGGAGTGA